GCAGAGACCTTTAAGGTGTTGCGCGATGCCCCACACATCAAGGTGCTCGGGCTCATGTCCCACTTTGCGTGCGCCGATGAGCCGGATAATCCGCACAATGACGCCCAAGAGGAGGCGTTCCGCACGGCCCTGCAACTCGCGCGTGAGATTGGTTTGGAATGCCCGGTCAATCACCTGGCCAATTCGCCCGCAGTGCTGACGCGTCCTTCCTCCTATTTCGAGCAGGTGCGCGTAGGCGCCGCTTGCTATGGCTTGGAGCCCATTGAAGGACGCGAACACGGCTTGCGCCCAGCCATGACCTGGTCCGGCCAGATTTTTAACGTCAAGCCCATTCAACCGGGCGAGGGTACGTGCTATGGATTGACCTGGAAGGCGGATAAGCCGGGTTTCTTAGCCACCGTGGACTGTGGTTATGCCGATGGCCTGCCGCGTGGCTATCAGGGCGACCTGCACGTGGGCATTGGTGGGCACCTCTACCCGCAGGTAGGAAGAATCTGCATGGATCAGATTGTGGTGGACTTAGGTGAGAACCCGCATGGCGTGGACACGGGGCAAGACGCCGTGATCTTTGGCAACGGGGGAGTATCGGCCACGGATCTCGCCGCGGCAGCAGGCACCATCAACTATGAGGTGGTGTGCCTGCCCGATGGCCGCACCGAACGCGAATATATAGGAGAAGAAAATGCGCAATAGCTTTCCCGAATCCGGCAGCCGCGACCTATCCACGGTGGAAGACACCTATGCCTTTGGTGAAGAGCTAGGTGCGGCGCTTGAAGCCGGCGATGTAGTGATCCTGGATGGGCCGTTGGGGGCTGGAAAGACGACGCTGACGCAGGGCGTCGCCAAGGGCATGCAGGTTAAAGGCCGCGTTACCTCGCCAACCTTCGTTATCGCCCGCGTGCACCGCTCCACGGTGGGTGGGCCAGACCTTGTGCATGTGGATGCCTACCGCCTGCTCGATGAAGGCGGCGCTAATTCCGGGGACCCGCTAGGGGAACTGGACGCCTTGGACTTGGACACGGAGCTGGAAGATGCCGTGGTTATTGCCGAATGGGGCGGGGGACTGGTGGAACAGATTGCGGAGCGCTACCTATTTATCAGCATCGACCGCGAGCCAGCAGAATATGCCGGCGCAGAAGAGGATGTTCGCCGCTTCACATGGTCTTGGAAAAATGGTGCATAACACATCCCTGTATATAAAAGTGATTTAAGTGATGAATATCCCAGACAGCTGACTTGATCTGGGTATAACCACTACGTAATTCTATTAAGGTGTTGAATTTTCTCGCCTCAAGTCCTTTGCTATCTCTCTTCGTCATCATGGCGGTGGGTCTAGCGATTGGCAAGATCAAGATCTTCGGCATCTCTCTCGGTGCCGCGGCTGCGATGTTTGTGGCACTGGGTCTATCTACTGCTAATCCGGATATCCAAATTCCGCCGCTGGTCTATCAATTTGGCCTGGCGATCTTCGTTTATGCCATTGGCCTCAACTTCGGGCCTTCCTTCGTCCGCGAGTTTAAAACCCGCGGCTGGAAGCTCACCGTCTTCATGCTGGGCATGTTGGTTGTTTTGGTCGCCGTTGGCTATGGCCTCATCCGTGGCTTTGGCCTGAGCGTGCCAGAAGCCGTCGGCATGTTCGCCGGTTCGCTCTCCTCCACGCCGGGCATGGCCGCCGTGGTGGAAATGGTGGGCGATTCCACCCCGGTCGTCGGTTACTCCTTGGCCTACCCAGGTGCGGTAATCGGCGCGATTCTCGTCGCCGCCATCGGCGCCAAGGTTGTCAAGGTGAACCATGAGGAAGATGCCCGCGCAGAGGGCATGATTCCCGCCGAGCTCGTGGCCAAAGGCGTGCGCCTGACCAAGAACTTCAATGACACCGCTGGGCATATCTACCGCGTTACCGGCCAGACCGTAGTGGCTACTCGTATCATCTCCGACGAGGAGCGCCAC
This genomic stretch from Corynebacterium tuberculostearicum harbors:
- the alr gene encoding alanine racemase encodes the protein MGMLKTTIDLFAIAHNVRLIKEKVGPEVKLMCVVKADAYGHGAAKVVPVMARAGADCFGVATLREAVDLRRAGVDAPIVAWIWQTDEILEEALANGIEVAVNSLEQAHKLVKADFPAEVYVKVETGMHRSGVDEEDWAETFKVLRDAPHIKVLGLMSHFACADEPDNPHNDAQEEAFRTALQLAREIGLECPVNHLANSPAVLTRPSSYFEQVRVGAACYGLEPIEGREHGLRPAMTWSGQIFNVKPIQPGEGTCYGLTWKADKPGFLATVDCGYADGLPRGYQGDLHVGIGGHLYPQVGRICMDQIVVDLGENPHGVDTGQDAVIFGNGGVSATDLAAAAGTINYEVVCLPDGRTEREYIGEENAQ
- the tsaE gene encoding tRNA (adenosine(37)-N6)-threonylcarbamoyltransferase complex ATPase subunit type 1 TsaE, with protein sequence MRNSFPESGSRDLSTVEDTYAFGEELGAALEAGDVVILDGPLGAGKTTLTQGVAKGMQVKGRVTSPTFVIARVHRSTVGGPDLVHVDAYRLLDEGGANSGDPLGELDALDLDTELEDAVVIAEWGGGLVEQIAERYLFISIDREPAEYAGAEEDVRRFTWSWKNGA